In Lacrimispora indolis DSM 755, a genomic segment contains:
- a CDS encoding alpha-glucosidase/alpha-galactosidase, whose translation MVKITFMGAGSTIFARNVLGDCMCTPVLKDAVIALYDIDPVRLADSELILNAINKNVNQGQAGIKTYLGVENRKEALAGATFVVNAIQVGGYDPCTITDFEIPKKYGLKQTIADTLGIGGIMRGLRTIPVMEDFARDMEEVCPDAYFLNYTNPMAILTGYMQRYTSIKTIGLCHSVQVCSETLLKGLNMEDKLEGRTELIAGINHMAWLLKLNDRDGNDLYPIIRQKAIEKNKTEKHKDMVRYEYINHLGYYCTESSEHNAEYNPLFIKSRYPDMIEEFQIPLDEYPRRCIKQINEWEAEKNSILNNGEITHTRSHEYASYIMEAILTNKPYKIGASVLNHGLIDNLPSDACVEVPCLVDGSGITPCHVGRIPTQLAAMNMTNINPQLLTIEAAHNRDIKTIYQAAMLDPHTAAELNIKDIRSMVDELIAAHGGYMNMYR comes from the coding sequence ATGGTAAAAATAACTTTTATGGGGGCTGGAAGCACGATATTTGCCAGAAATGTCCTGGGTGACTGCATGTGCACCCCAGTGCTTAAAGATGCTGTGATCGCTCTTTACGACATTGACCCGGTCCGGCTTGCGGATTCGGAACTGATCCTGAATGCAATCAACAAAAATGTGAATCAGGGACAGGCCGGCATAAAGACCTATCTGGGAGTGGAAAACCGGAAGGAAGCCCTGGCAGGTGCCACCTTTGTGGTGAATGCCATTCAGGTGGGAGGATACGATCCCTGCACCATAACGGATTTTGAAATTCCTAAGAAATACGGCTTAAAGCAAACCATTGCAGACACCCTTGGAATCGGCGGCATTATGAGGGGCTTAAGGACCATTCCCGTTATGGAAGATTTCGCCAGAGATATGGAAGAGGTTTGCCCTGATGCATATTTTTTAAATTACACCAACCCAATGGCAATTCTGACCGGTTACATGCAGCGCTATACATCCATTAAAACCATCGGCTTATGCCACAGCGTCCAGGTATGCTCAGAAACCTTATTAAAGGGACTTAATATGGAGGATAAGCTGGAGGGAAGAACAGAGCTGATCGCTGGGATCAACCATATGGCCTGGCTTTTAAAGCTTAATGACAGGGATGGAAACGACCTCTACCCCATCATCAGACAGAAAGCCATTGAGAAAAACAAGACAGAAAAGCATAAGGATATGGTCCGCTATGAGTACATTAACCATTTAGGCTATTATTGTACGGAATCCAGCGAACACAATGCCGAATATAATCCATTGTTTATAAAATCCAGATATCCGGATATGATCGAAGAATTCCAGATCCCCCTGGACGAGTATCCCAGACGCTGCATCAAGCAGATCAACGAATGGGAGGCAGAAAAGAATTCCATCTTAAATAACGGCGAGATCACCCATACCCGTTCCCATGAATACGCCTCCTATATTATGGAAGCAATTCTGACCAACAAGCCCTATAAGATCGGCGCAAGCGTTTTAAACCACGGGCTGATCGACAATCTTCCGTCTGACGCCTGTGTGGAAGTGCCATGCCTTGTGGACGGAAGCGGCATCACCCCCTGCCACGTGGGACGCATCCCCACTCAGCTTGCAGCCATGAACATGACAAACATCAATCCCCAGCTTCTCACAATTGAAGCAGCTCACAACAGAGACATAAAAACCATTTACCAGGCAGCCATGCTGGATCCACACACTGCTGCCGAGCTAAACATAAAGGATATCCGCTCCATGGTAGATGAGCTCATTGCAGCCCACGGCGGCTACATGAACATGTACCGTTAA
- a CDS encoding AraC family transcriptional regulator: MSEKQTTYKNVAGFRCLRNIKRQTNDLYLVHCGIQQCPPEYTYDHKIPNENHLHFVLGGAGTLEIDGKRYELKTDDIFLIPKGHPVLYNADHKNPWEYMWITFDGEMADAYLSYAGLSAQLPSIHSQIPNQLYLPMIHKILDTSELTFANEIKRVGYLYEILSTLIEMQNTIRTIKKNQYDYSIDTYVDYALQYIKLNYDRIKVQDIADYIGINRSYLTSIFKKQLHVSPQEYLMRFRLGIAANQLATTTLSIQEIATGIGYHNPLTFSKIFKQEFGVSPKHYRDEKRQP, from the coding sequence TTGAGCGAAAAACAAACCACTTATAAAAACGTAGCCGGCTTCCGCTGCTTACGAAACATCAAGCGGCAGACCAATGATCTGTACCTGGTCCACTGCGGAATCCAGCAGTGTCCTCCGGAATACACCTACGATCACAAGATTCCAAATGAAAATCACCTTCACTTTGTTCTGGGCGGCGCAGGTACCCTGGAAATTGACGGAAAACGGTATGAGTTAAAGACCGATGACATTTTTCTCATTCCCAAGGGCCATCCCGTTCTTTATAACGCAGACCATAAAAACCCCTGGGAATACATGTGGATCACCTTTGACGGGGAAATGGCGGATGCCTATTTAAGCTACGCAGGCTTATCTGCCCAGCTTCCTTCCATCCATTCCCAGATCCCTAACCAGCTCTATCTTCCCATGATACACAAGATCCTGGATACCAGCGAGCTGACCTTTGCCAATGAGATCAAGCGGGTAGGATACTTATATGAGATCCTGTCCACTCTGATCGAAATGCAGAACACCATAAGAACCATTAAGAAGAACCAGTACGATTATTCCATTGATACTTACGTGGATTATGCCCTTCAGTATATCAAGCTGAACTACGACAGGATCAAGGTTCAGGATATTGCAGACTACATCGGGATCAACCGCTCTTATTTAACCTCGATCTTTAAAAAGCAGCTTCACGTTTCACCTCAGGAATATTTAATGAGATTCCGCCTGGGCATCGCCGCCAATCAACTGGCTACCACAACCTTGTCCATTCAGGAAATCGCCACAGGCATCGGATATCATAACCCTTTGACCTTTTCCAAAATATTCAAGCAGGAATTCGGCGTCAGCCCTAAACATTACAGAGATGAAAAACGGCAGCCATAA
- a CDS encoding DUF1858 domain-containing protein: MQIQKDMLIGALLEMDENIAPMLMRAGMHCLGCPASQGESLEEACQVHGIDCDVLVSQINEVLEER; this comes from the coding sequence ATGCAGATCCAAAAGGATATGTTAATAGGCGCATTGCTTGAGATGGACGAGAACATTGCACCTATGTTAATGCGCGCAGGTATGCATTGCCTCGGCTGTCCGGCATCTCAGGGCGAATCCCTGGAAGAAGCCTGCCAGGTTCATGGAATAGACTGTGATGTTCTGGTTTCACAGATTAATGAAGTGTTGGAAGAACGATAG
- the pflB gene encoding formate C-acetyltransferase, with product MRTEWRAFTGGVWEREINVRDFIQKNYTPYDGDDTFLAGPTAATNELWAQVMDLSRQERDAGGVLDMDTKIISTITSHGPGYLNKEKETIVGFQTDKPFKRSLQPYGGIRMAEKSCADNGYTIDPEVKEFFMIHRKTHNAGVFDAYTQEMRDCRSNHIITGLPDAYGRGRIIGDYRRVALYGIDRLIEDKEEQKVTTRTIMYSDVIREREELSEQIRALKELKKLGSIYGFDISRPAANVKEAIQWMYFAYLAAVKEQNGAAMSLGRTSTFIDAYAQRDLEEGTFTEEDIQEFVDHFIMKLRLVKFARTPEYNELFSGDPTWVTESIGGVGIDGRHLVTKTSFRYLHTLKNLGTAPEPNLTVLWSTKLPENFKRFCAKTSIESSSIQYENDDLMRVTHGDDYAIACCVSSMRVGKEMQFFGARANLAKCLLYAINGGIDEVSKKQVGPKYRPITSEYLDYDEVMEAYKDMMRWLARVYVNTLNIIHYMHDKYSYERIQMALHDKKVTRWFATGIAGLSVVADSLSAIKYAKVKTLRDENGIVTDYIVEGDFPKYGNNDDRVDQIANELVHTFMNYVKGNHTYRGGIPTTSILTITSNVVYGKNTGATPDGRKKGEAFAPGANPMHHRDTHGAVASLASVAKLPFKDAQDGISNTFSIVPGALGKEDQIFTGDLEVDLELALNDDQI from the coding sequence ATGCGAACAGAATGGAGAGCTTTCACAGGCGGTGTTTGGGAACGGGAGATCAACGTCAGGGACTTTATACAGAAGAATTACACTCCCTATGACGGCGATGATACCTTCCTTGCCGGGCCGACTGCAGCAACAAATGAACTTTGGGCACAGGTCATGGATTTATCCAGACAGGAACGGGACGCCGGCGGCGTGCTGGATATGGATACAAAGATCATCTCTACCATCACCTCCCACGGCCCGGGATATTTAAATAAAGAGAAAGAAACCATCGTAGGCTTTCAGACCGATAAGCCATTTAAGCGTTCCTTACAGCCTTACGGCGGCATCCGTATGGCAGAAAAATCCTGTGCGGATAATGGCTACACCATTGATCCTGAAGTCAAGGAATTTTTTATGATTCACAGAAAGACACACAATGCCGGAGTTTTTGACGCTTACACCCAGGAAATGAGGGACTGCCGTTCCAACCACATCATCACAGGTCTTCCCGACGCTTACGGCCGGGGACGCATCATCGGTGATTACCGCCGAGTGGCCCTTTACGGAATTGACCGGCTGATCGAGGATAAGGAAGAACAGAAGGTAACCACCCGTACCATTATGTACTCTGATGTAATCCGGGAAAGGGAAGAGCTTTCCGAACAGATCCGCGCCCTTAAGGAACTGAAAAAACTGGGAAGCATCTATGGATTTGATATTTCCAGGCCAGCCGCCAATGTAAAAGAAGCCATCCAGTGGATGTATTTCGCCTACCTTGCCGCTGTCAAGGAACAGAATGGAGCTGCCATGTCCTTAGGCCGCACCTCTACCTTTATAGATGCTTACGCTCAAAGAGATTTAGAGGAAGGAACCTTTACCGAGGAGGATATCCAGGAGTTTGTGGACCACTTCATCATGAAGCTCCGCTTAGTCAAATTCGCCCGCACACCGGAATACAACGAGCTGTTCTCCGGTGATCCTACCTGGGTAACAGAATCCATCGGAGGAGTGGGCATCGACGGACGCCATCTGGTGACCAAGACTTCCTTCCGTTACCTTCACACCCTTAAGAACTTAGGAACCGCTCCGGAACCCAACTTAACCGTTCTCTGGTCCACAAAGCTTCCTGAAAACTTTAAGCGCTTCTGCGCCAAGACCTCCATTGAGTCCTCATCCATTCAGTATGAAAATGACGACTTAATGAGAGTGACCCACGGAGATGATTATGCCATTGCATGCTGCGTATCTTCCATGAGGGTCGGTAAAGAAATGCAGTTCTTCGGCGCACGGGCCAATCTTGCAAAGTGCCTGCTGTACGCCATTAACGGAGGCATTGATGAAGTCTCCAAAAAGCAGGTAGGCCCCAAATACCGCCCAATCACTTCCGAATATCTGGATTACGATGAGGTAATGGAAGCCTATAAGGATATGATGAGATGGCTTGCAAGAGTTTATGTAAACACCTTGAACATCATCCACTATATGCATGACAAATACAGCTACGAGCGCATTCAGATGGCTCTTCACGATAAAAAGGTGACCCGCTGGTTTGCCACCGGAATCGCCGGGCTTTCCGTTGTGGCCGACTCTTTATCCGCAATCAAATATGCCAAGGTAAAGACCCTGCGGGATGAAAACGGAATCGTTACTGACTACATTGTAGAGGGAGACTTCCCGAAATACGGCAATAACGATGACCGGGTAGACCAGATTGCAAACGAACTGGTCCACACCTTCATGAACTATGTAAAAGGAAACCACACCTACCGCGGCGGCATTCCAACTACCTCGATCCTGACAATCACATCCAATGTGGTATACGGTAAGAATACAGGAGCAACTCCTGACGGACGTAAGAAAGGAGAAGCCTTTGCACCGGGTGCAAATCCCATGCACCATCGGGATACCCACGGCGCTGTCGCCTCTCTGGCGTCAGTGGCAAAGCTTCCGTTTAAAGATGCCCAGGATGGCATCTCCAATACCTTCTCCATCGTACCAGGTGCCCTTGGCAAGGAAGATCAGATTTTCACAGGCGATTTAGAGGTAGATTTAGAACTGGCTCTTAACGATGATCAAATATAA
- the grcA3 gene encoding autonomous glycyl radical cofactor GrcA3, producing the protein MANISESQINNLVNLLDGYVEEGGHHLNVNVFTRDTLLDAQKHPENYPQLTVRVSGYAVNFIKLTKEQQDEVISRTFHSNM; encoded by the coding sequence ATGGCAAATATCAGCGAATCTCAAATCAACAACCTTGTAAATTTATTGGATGGTTATGTAGAAGAAGGCGGACACCACTTAAATGTCAATGTGTTCACCCGCGACACCCTTTTGGATGCCCAGAAGCATCCGGAGAATTACCCACAGCTTACCGTACGGGTGTCCGGTTATGCAGTGAATTTTATCAAACTGACAAAGGAACAGCAGGATGAGGTAATCTCCCGTACGTTCCACAGCAACATGTAA
- the pflA gene encoding pyruvate formate-lyase-activating protein, translating into MTGYIHSIESFGTVDGPGVRMVIFLQGCPMRCQYCHNPDTWKMAGGTPMTAEELLTQYESSRSFYRGGGITATGGEPLMQLDFVTELFEAAKKKDIHTCLDTSGVTFHRNDPDYLKKIDRLLDLTDLVMLDIKHIDDTKHQTLTGHSNGNILDFASYLSDRDIPVWVRHVAVPQITDQAPDLYRLGRFIGGLKNVKALDVLPYHDMGKVKYESMGLDYPLKDTPPMSREGAVAAKKIILSGIRDVRTGIPDRYCSQN; encoded by the coding sequence ATGACAGGATATATTCATTCCATTGAAAGCTTCGGCACCGTTGACGGACCGGGTGTGCGCATGGTGATCTTTTTACAGGGCTGTCCCATGCGCTGCCAGTACTGCCACAATCCGGACACCTGGAAAATGGCAGGCGGCACGCCTATGACGGCAGAAGAACTGTTAACGCAGTATGAGTCGTCCCGGAGTTTCTACCGGGGCGGCGGCATAACTGCCACCGGCGGGGAACCCCTTATGCAGCTGGATTTTGTGACAGAGCTTTTTGAAGCTGCAAAAAAGAAAGACATCCATACCTGTCTTGATACCTCAGGCGTCACGTTCCACAGGAATGATCCGGATTATTTGAAAAAAATAGACCGGCTTCTGGACCTAACCGATCTAGTCATGCTGGATATCAAGCACATTGACGACACAAAGCACCAAACGCTTACAGGGCATTCCAATGGAAATATCCTGGATTTTGCCAGTTACTTAAGCGACCGGGATATTCCGGTGTGGGTCCGCCACGTGGCAGTGCCTCAGATCACGGACCAGGCCCCTGACTTATACAGGCTGGGACGCTTCATCGGCGGACTTAAAAACGTCAAGGCTCTTGATGTCCTGCCCTATCACGACATGGGTAAGGTGAAATACGAAAGCATGGGTCTGGACTACCCTTTAAAGGATACCCCTCCCATGTCCAGAGAAGGAGCCGTTGCCGCCAAGAAGATCATCTTAAGCGGAATCAGGGATGTCCGCACAGGGATCCCCGACCGGTATTGCTCCCAAAATTAA
- a CDS encoding DUF362 domain-containing protein: MARVISDACVSCGSCEAECPVSAISQGDSQFVIDADSCIDCGACEGVCPTGAISEA, from the coding sequence ATGGCACGTGTTATTAGTGACGCTTGCGTTAGCTGCGGAAGCTGTGAAGCTGAGTGCCCAGTAAGCGCTATCAGCCAGGGTGATTCTCAGTTTGTTATTGATGCAGATAGTTGTATCGATTGTGGTGCTTGTGAAGGTGTCTGTCCAACAGGAGCTATTTCTGAAGCATAA
- a CDS encoding gamma-glutamyl-gamma-aminobutyrate hydrolase family protein, which yields MRKPLIGLTPAHDIESGDVKARPTYMRALKAAGAIPVIMPLDASEEDLKQLSQELDGFLFTGGPDVHPFLFGEETQEHCGNVSPARDQMEISLLPMIMELRKPVLGICRGIQVLNIALGGNIWQDIPSQVKRDFPLAHSQPFHYDMPCHTVSLTKGSLLARISGCSSLKVNSMHHQAVKDIAPGLIASAYSTDHLIEALEMPGYPFFIGVQWHPEYLWEKNEEAFRLFQTFVEACKE from the coding sequence ATGAGAAAACCACTGATCGGCCTGACCCCTGCCCATGATATTGAGAGCGGTGATGTGAAGGCGCGTCCTACTTATATGCGGGCATTAAAAGCTGCGGGAGCAATCCCGGTCATAATGCCCTTAGATGCCTCAGAAGAGGATTTAAAGCAGCTTTCCCAGGAACTGGACGGATTTCTGTTCACAGGCGGTCCCGATGTCCACCCCTTCCTTTTTGGAGAAGAGACACAGGAGCACTGCGGCAATGTATCCCCGGCCAGGGACCAGATGGAAATTTCCCTGCTTCCCATGATCATGGAACTTAGAAAGCCTGTGCTTGGAATCTGCCGGGGTATCCAGGTCTTAAATATCGCGCTTGGGGGAAATATCTGGCAGGATATTCCCTCCCAGGTGAAACGGGATTTTCCTCTCGCCCACTCCCAGCCGTTTCATTATGATATGCCATGCCATACGGTTTCCCTAACCAAGGGCAGCCTTCTTGCCAGGATATCGGGGTGCTCCTCTTTAAAGGTCAACAGCATGCACCATCAGGCAGTCAAAGACATTGCTCCAGGGCTTATTGCTTCTGCTTACTCGACCGATCATTTGATCGAAGCCCTTGAAATGCCTGGCTATCCCTTTTTTATCGGAGTTCAATGGCATCCGGAATATCTATGGGAAAAGAATGAAGAGGCGTTCCGACTGTTTCAGACGTTTGTAGAAGCCTGCAAAGAATGA
- a CDS encoding helix-turn-helix domain-containing protein, producing the protein MAEIHYLISDASKKVDVESHVLRYWEDELELKIPRNEMGHRYYTEAHIRLFKQIKDLKEKGYQLKAIKTALDKVIEDGRDPVIPDELLEGQVAQELKDSAISGTEDGTGLEVQTSAPISVAHEKMEQFQEIMNHIIGRALEVNNEQLSQDVSSLVNDKVIKEMEYLMNLKEEKEEERFKQLDELMRSYQKDNKGRAEAAASKIPFFNRKKKFGRNGKKL; encoded by the coding sequence ATGGCTGAGATACATTACTTAATATCGGATGCATCGAAGAAGGTCGATGTGGAGTCTCATGTCCTTAGATACTGGGAGGACGAGCTGGAGTTAAAAATTCCCAGAAATGAGATGGGGCACCGGTATTACACTGAAGCACACATCCGTTTATTCAAGCAGATCAAAGACTTAAAGGAGAAGGGATATCAGTTAAAAGCCATTAAGACAGCGCTTGATAAGGTTATTGAGGACGGCAGGGATCCTGTCATACCAGATGAATTATTAGAGGGACAGGTTGCTCAGGAATTAAAAGACAGTGCAATATCTGGTACGGAGGACGGGACAGGCCTGGAGGTACAGACATCGGCGCCGATTTCCGTTGCCCATGAAAAAATGGAGCAGTTTCAGGAGATCATGAACCATATCATTGGACGGGCCTTAGAAGTAAATAATGAGCAGTTAAGCCAGGATGTAAGCAGCCTGGTTAATGACAAGGTCATTAAAGAGATGGAATATTTAATGAATTTAAAAGAAGAAAAAGAGGAAGAGCGGTTCAAGCAGTTGGACGAGCTTATGCGTTCGTATCAGAAAGATAACAAAGGGCGTGCGGAAGCTGCCGCTTCCAAGATCCCATTTTTTAACCGTAAAAAGAAGTTCGGACGAAATGGAAAAAAGTTATAA
- the dnaB gene encoding replicative DNA helicase, protein MDDALIKRVLPHSIEAEQSVIGSMLMDRDAIITASEIVTAGDFYQHQYGIMFEAMLELFNENLPVDLVTLQNRLKEKDVPPEVSSLDFVRDIITTVPTSANIKSYANIVQNKAVLRRLIKANEDIANTCYAGKESLETILATTEKTIFDLLQNRSSGDFVPIRQVAMNVLEKIEEASKNQGTVTGIPTGFIDLDYKTSGLQPSDFILIAARPSMGKTAFVLNLVDHIAVKKGLPSMVFSLEMSKEQLVNRMLAMESNVDSQKLRTGTLSDSDWDAVVEGIGVIGNSKLIIDDTPGISIGELRSKCRKMKLEHGLSVVIIDYLQLMSGSGKGGDNRQQEISEISRSLKGLARELSAPVIALSQLSRACETRQDHRPMLSDLRESGAIEQDADVVMFLYRDDYYNKDTDMPNIAEVIIAKQRNGPIGTVNLVWRPEYTKFANMAKQ, encoded by the coding sequence ATGGATGATGCCCTGATCAAACGGGTGCTTCCTCACAGCATTGAGGCAGAGCAATCCGTCATCGGTTCCATGCTGATGGACCGGGATGCGATCATCACGGCTTCCGAGATCGTTACAGCAGGAGATTTTTACCAGCACCAGTATGGCATCATGTTTGAGGCCATGCTGGAGCTTTTTAATGAGAATTTACCAGTGGATCTGGTGACGCTTCAAAACCGTTTAAAGGAGAAGGATGTCCCTCCCGAGGTTTCAAGCCTGGACTTTGTAAGGGATATCATCACCACGGTTCCAACATCCGCCAATATAAAGTCTTATGCAAATATTGTGCAGAACAAAGCCGTCCTGCGGCGGCTTATTAAGGCAAACGAAGACATTGCAAACACCTGTTACGCAGGAAAGGAATCCCTGGAGACCATTCTTGCCACCACGGAAAAAACTATATTTGACCTGCTTCAGAACCGCAGCTCCGGAGATTTCGTACCCATCCGCCAGGTTGCCATGAACGTTCTGGAAAAGATCGAAGAGGCCTCTAAAAATCAGGGAACCGTGACCGGAATCCCCACAGGCTTTATTGATCTGGATTACAAGACTTCCGGTCTGCAGCCTTCCGATTTCATCCTCATCGCAGCCCGCCCTTCCATGGGTAAGACGGCTTTCGTACTGAACCTGGTAGACCATATTGCGGTAAAAAAAGGCCTGCCCAGCATGGTATTCAGCCTTGAGATGTCAAAGGAACAGCTGGTAAACCGTATGCTTGCCATGGAATCCAACGTAGATTCCCAGAAGCTCAGAACCGGAACCTTATCCGATTCCGACTGGGATGCCGTAGTGGAAGGAATCGGAGTCATCGGAAATTCCAAGCTGATCATCGACGATACTCCTGGAATTTCTATTGGAGAACTGCGTTCCAAATGCCGAAAGATGAAGCTGGAACATGGTCTTAGCGTAGTCATCATCGACTACCTTCAGCTGATGAGCGGAAGCGGAAAAGGCGGCGATAACCGTCAGCAGGAGATCTCAGAAATTTCCAGATCCCTTAAAGGCCTGGCAAGAGAGCTAAGCGCTCCCGTAATCGCCCTATCACAGTTAAGCCGTGCCTGTGAAACAAGGCAAGACCACCGGCCTATGCTTTCCGACCTTCGAGAGTCCGGGGCGATTGAGCAGGATGCCGATGTGGTTATGTTTTTGTATCGTGATGATTATTATAATAAGGATACCGATATGCCGAATATTGCGGAAGTAATAATTGCTAAACAGAGAAATGGTCCTATCGGAACAGTAAACCTGGTCTGGAGGCCAGAGTATACAAAGTTCGCAAACATGGCCAAGCAATGA
- the rplI gene encoding 50S ribosomal protein L9, with product MEVVLLEDVKALGKKGQIVKVNDGYARNFILPKKLGIEATTKNLNDLKLQKANEARIAAEHLEAAKELGTKISEASITLTMRAGEGGRAFGSVSGKEISAAIKNQLGYDIDKKKLILPEPLKTFGSHEVPVKLHKDVTAKLIVKVVES from the coding sequence ATGGAAGTTGTATTATTAGAAGACGTAAAGGCATTGGGCAAGAAGGGACAGATCGTTAAGGTCAACGATGGATATGCGAGGAATTTCATTCTCCCGAAAAAGCTGGGTATTGAAGCAACAACTAAGAATTTAAATGACTTAAAGCTTCAGAAGGCCAATGAGGCCAGAATTGCGGCGGAGCATTTGGAAGCTGCAAAGGAACTTGGAACCAAGATTTCCGAAGCGTCCATCACCTTAACCATGCGTGCGGGAGAAGGTGGAAGAGCCTTTGGTTCTGTATCGGGAAAAGAAATCTCTGCTGCCATTAAGAACCAGCTGGGATATGATATTGATAAGAAGAAACTGATTCTTCCTGAACCCCTTAAGACCTTTGGTTCCCATGAGGTTCCAGTCAAGCTTCATAAGGATGTTACTGCAAAATTAATTGTTAAGGTAGTAGAAAGCTAG